In Xylanibacter ruminicola 23, a single genomic region encodes these proteins:
- the nifJ gene encoding pyruvate:ferredoxin (flavodoxin) oxidoreductase: protein MAKEKKFITCDGNEAAAHVSYMFSEVAAIYPITPSSPMAEHVDEWAARGRKNLWGQNVSVQEMQSEAGAAGAVHGSLQAGALTTTFTASQGLLLMIPNMYKIAGELIPCVFDVSARTLASHSLCIFGDHQDVMACRQTGFAMFCSGSVQEVMDLTAVPHLATLETMVPFVNFFDGFRTSHEYHKIEMMDMEDIRPLVKEEYIKRFRDRAMSPERPVTRGTAENPETFFTHREASNPYYDAVPEVVEKYLGEISKITGREYHLFSYYGAEDADRIIILMGSATDAAREAIDYLNANGQKVGMISVHLYRPFSVKHLLAAVPKTVKKIAVLDRTKEPGANGEPLYLDVKDAFYDVQDRPVIVGGRYGLGSRDTTPAQIISVFNNLAMPEPKNHFTVGIVDDVTFTSLPEVEEIALGGAGMFQAKFYGLGADGTVGANKNSVKIIGDNTDKYCQAYFSYDSKKSGGFTCSHLRFGDTPIRSTYLVTTPNFVACHVQAYLHMYDVTRGLQKNGQFLLNTIFDADELEKFMPNKVKRYFAQNNITVYTINATKIAQEIGLGNRTNTILQSAFFRITGVIPVELAVEKMKAAALKSYGAKGQDVVDKNYAAIDRGGEYVQLTVKPEWANLADDAEKQDDAPAFVKELVRPINAQAGDLLKVSDFVKHNTVDGSWEVGTAAYEKRGVEAFVPVWNKDNCIQCNQCAYICPHAAIRPFVLDDEELKGFAAAADTLEMKAPAAMKGMHFRIETSVLDCLGCGNCADICPGNPKTGKALTMAPFNPDAADMVQEAKNWEYLVKNVKSKQNLVDIKSNVKNSQFAQPLFEFSGACSGCGETPYVKLISQLFGDRQMIANATGCSSIYSASIPSTPYTKNEKGQGPVFNNSLFEDFCEFGLGMALGNKKMKERVAKLLQEMIDGNASDEYKALAQEWIANQDDAEKTKEIAPKLRACIAESAAKGCPVCKELQTLDHYLVKRSQWIIGGDGASYDIGYGGLDHVIASGEDVNILVLDTEVYSNTGGQASKATPLGAIAQFAAQGKRIRKKDLGMIATTYGYVYVAQIAMGADHAQTLKAIREAEAWHGPSIIIAYAPCINHGLKAKGGMGKSQAEEKKAVECGYWHLWRFNPALAEEGKNPFSLDSKEPNWENFHDFLLGEVRYLSVKKAYPNEAEELFAEAQRMAQLRYKSYIRKSQENWED, encoded by the coding sequence ATGGCTAAAGAAAAGAAGTTTATCACCTGTGATGGTAACGAGGCTGCAGCTCATGTGAGCTATATGTTCTCGGAGGTAGCTGCTATCTACCCCATCACCCCGTCTTCGCCAATGGCGGAGCATGTTGACGAGTGGGCTGCACGTGGTCGTAAGAACCTGTGGGGCCAGAACGTCTCAGTTCAGGAAATGCAGTCAGAGGCTGGTGCTGCCGGTGCCGTTCACGGTTCGCTGCAGGCTGGTGCTCTCACCACTACATTCACCGCATCTCAGGGCTTGCTCCTGATGATCCCTAACATGTACAAGATTGCTGGTGAGTTGATTCCTTGCGTATTCGACGTATCTGCCCGTACGCTGGCTTCACACTCTCTGTGTATCTTTGGCGACCACCAGGACGTAATGGCTTGCCGTCAGACCGGTTTTGCTATGTTCTGCTCAGGTTCAGTTCAGGAGGTTATGGACCTTACCGCTGTTCCTCACCTGGCTACCCTCGAGACTATGGTTCCATTCGTAAACTTCTTCGATGGTTTCCGTACCTCTCACGAGTATCACAAGATTGAGATGATGGACATGGAGGATATCCGTCCTCTGGTTAAGGAAGAGTACATCAAGCGTTTCCGCGATCGTGCTATGAGCCCTGAGCGCCCTGTAACACGCGGTACCGCCGAGAACCCCGAGACCTTCTTCACACACCGCGAGGCTAGCAATCCTTACTACGATGCAGTACCCGAGGTAGTAGAGAAGTACCTGGGCGAGATCTCTAAGATCACCGGCCGTGAGTACCACCTGTTCTCATACTACGGAGCCGAGGATGCCGATCGTATCATCATCCTGATGGGTTCGGCTACCGATGCAGCTCGCGAGGCTATCGACTACCTGAACGCAAACGGTCAGAAGGTTGGTATGATCTCAGTTCACCTGTATCGTCCATTCTCAGTTAAGCACCTGCTGGCTGCTGTTCCTAAGACAGTTAAGAAGATTGCCGTTCTGGATCGTACTAAGGAGCCAGGCGCTAACGGCGAGCCTCTGTACCTCGACGTGAAGGATGCCTTCTACGATGTTCAGGATCGTCCAGTTATCGTTGGCGGTCGCTACGGTCTTGGTAGCCGCGACACCACACCTGCTCAGATCATCAGCGTGTTCAACAACCTCGCTATGCCCGAGCCAAAGAACCACTTCACAGTTGGTATCGTAGACGATGTTACCTTCACCTCTCTGCCTGAGGTTGAGGAGATTGCCCTGGGTGGTGCTGGCATGTTCCAGGCTAAGTTCTACGGTCTGGGTGCCGATGGTACCGTAGGTGCTAACAAGAACTCAGTTAAGATTATTGGTGACAACACCGACAAGTACTGCCAGGCTTACTTCTCTTACGACTCTAAGAAGTCGGGAGGTTTCACCTGCTCTCACCTGCGTTTCGGTGATACACCTATCCGCTCTACCTACCTGGTAACTACACCTAACTTCGTAGCTTGCCACGTTCAGGCTTACCTGCACATGTACGATGTTACACGTGGTTTGCAGAAGAACGGTCAGTTCCTGCTGAACACTATCTTCGACGCCGACGAGCTCGAGAAGTTCATGCCTAACAAGGTAAAGCGTTACTTCGCACAGAACAACATTACTGTTTATACCATCAACGCTACTAAGATTGCTCAGGAGATTGGTCTGGGTAACCGTACCAACACTATCCTGCAGAGTGCCTTCTTCCGTATTACAGGCGTAATCCCCGTAGAGCTGGCTGTTGAGAAGATGAAGGCTGCTGCCTTGAAGTCTTACGGAGCTAAGGGTCAGGATGTTGTAGATAAGAACTATGCCGCTATCGATCGTGGTGGTGAGTATGTTCAGCTCACAGTTAAGCCTGAGTGGGCTAACCTGGCTGACGACGCTGAGAAGCAGGACGATGCACCCGCATTCGTTAAGGAGCTGGTTCGTCCTATCAACGCACAGGCCGGTGACTTGCTGAAGGTTTCTGACTTCGTTAAGCACAACACCGTCGACGGTTCTTGGGAGGTTGGTACAGCCGCTTACGAGAAGCGTGGTGTTGAGGCCTTCGTTCCTGTTTGGAACAAGGACAACTGTATCCAGTGTAACCAGTGTGCTTACATCTGTCCTCACGCTGCTATCCGTCCATTCGTTCTCGACGACGAGGAGCTGAAGGGCTTCGCAGCTGCTGCTGATACTCTCGAGATGAAGGCTCCTGCCGCTATGAAGGGCATGCACTTCCGCATCGAGACTTCAGTACTCGACTGTCTGGGTTGCGGTAACTGTGCTGATATCTGCCCAGGCAATCCTAAGACTGGTAAGGCTCTTACCATGGCTCCATTCAATCCTGATGCTGCCGATATGGTTCAGGAGGCTAAGAACTGGGAGTACCTGGTTAAGAACGTTAAGAGCAAGCAGAACCTGGTTGACATCAAGAGCAATGTTAAGAACTCACAGTTCGCTCAGCCTCTGTTCGAGTTCTCTGGCGCTTGCTCTGGTTGCGGTGAGACTCCATACGTTAAGCTGATTTCTCAGCTGTTCGGTGATCGTCAGATGATTGCCAACGCTACTGGATGTTCTTCAATCTACTCTGCTTCTATTCCTTCTACACCTTACACCAAGAACGAGAAGGGTCAGGGTCCTGTATTCAACAACTCTCTGTTCGAGGACTTCTGCGAGTTCGGTCTGGGTATGGCTCTTGGTAACAAGAAGATGAAGGAGCGCGTAGCTAAGCTGCTGCAGGAGATGATCGACGGCAACGCCAGCGACGAGTACAAGGCACTTGCTCAGGAGTGGATTGCTAATCAGGACGACGCTGAGAAGACTAAGGAGATTGCTCCAAAGCTTCGTGCTTGCATCGCCGAGAGCGCTGCTAAGGGCTGCCCAGTTTGCAAGGAGCTCCAGACTCTGGATCACTACCTGGTTAAGCGTTCACAGTGGATCATCGGTGGTGACGGTGCCTCTTACGACATCGGTTACGGCGGTCTCGACCACGTGATTGCTTCTGGCGAGGATGTTAACATCCTGGTACTCGATACCGAGGTTTACTCTAACACCGGTGGTCAGGCTTCTAAGGCTACTCCTCTTGGTGCTATCGCACAGTTCGCTGCTCAGGGTAAGCGCATCCGCAAGAAGGATCTGGGTATGATTGCTACCACTTATGGTTATGTATATGTAGCTCAGATTGCTATGGGCGCCGACCACGCACAGACCCTCAAGGCTATCCGCGAGGCTGAGGCTTGGCACGGACCTTCAATCATCATCGCCTACGCTCCATGTATCAACCACGGCTTGAAGGCCAAGGGCGGTATGGGTAAGAGCCAGGCCGAGGAGAAGAAGGCTGTTGAGTGCGGTTACTGGCACCTGTGGCGTTTCAACCCAGCTCTGGCTGAGGAAGGCAAGAACCCATTCTCTCTCGACTCTAAGGAGCCTAACTGGGAGAACTTCCACGACTTCCTGCTTGGCGAGGTTCGCTACCTGAGTGTTAAGAAGGCTTATCCTAACGAGGCCGAGGAGCTCTTCGCTGAGGCTCAGCGCATGGCTCAGCTCCGTTACAAGTCTTACATCCGTAAGAGCCAGGAGAATTGGGAGGACTAA
- a CDS encoding alpha/beta hydrolase, protein MKAKQLTILLMWLTTAFGASAATTDEQTLINEWKDSVRTVFADAYRNKVLVNDSLTMKLHWSIYGPKPADGYALYISLHGGGGAPAELNDQQWENQKRLYRPQGAVYLSPRAITNTWDLHFRPEDDTFYRQIIMMMQAYCDVNPNKVYIMGYSAGGDGVWRLGPRMADHWAAASMMAGHPGDVSLLNLRNTPFMIWCGQLDDAYDRVYRCQDRIVEMDSLHAADPEGYIHEGHIVEGKGHWMDRVDTVAVTWMAKYQRNPYPKRVVWHQADVVTPYFYWLSAPVNELSREKEVRAQIDGNTITITRCDYSQLTLSLCQEMVDLKKPVTVMYQGRKLFKGKVKTQPGTLRRTLYQRNDPAYMFPAEITVKIK, encoded by the coding sequence ATGAAAGCAAAGCAACTAACTATCTTACTAATGTGGCTCACTACTGCATTCGGCGCGAGTGCAGCTACAACCGACGAGCAAACACTCATCAACGAGTGGAAGGACTCAGTACGTACCGTGTTTGCCGATGCCTACCGCAATAAGGTGCTGGTAAACGACAGCCTCACCATGAAACTGCATTGGAGCATCTATGGCCCCAAGCCAGCCGATGGCTACGCTCTGTACATCTCGCTGCATGGCGGTGGCGGCGCCCCTGCCGAACTGAACGATCAGCAATGGGAGAACCAGAAGCGACTGTATCGCCCACAGGGTGCCGTTTATCTCAGTCCGCGAGCCATCACCAACACATGGGACCTTCATTTCCGTCCTGAGGACGACACGTTCTACCGTCAGATTATCATGATGATGCAGGCCTACTGCGATGTAAATCCCAACAAGGTTTACATCATGGGTTACTCGGCCGGTGGCGATGGCGTGTGGCGCCTTGGTCCCCGCATGGCCGACCATTGGGCAGCCGCCTCGATGATGGCTGGTCACCCAGGCGATGTGTCGCTCCTGAATCTGCGTAACACCCCATTCATGATCTGGTGCGGACAGCTTGATGATGCCTACGATCGTGTGTACCGTTGCCAGGATCGTATCGTAGAGATGGACTCGCTGCACGCAGCCGATCCCGAGGGCTACATTCACGAAGGACATATCGTTGAAGGCAAGGGCCATTGGATGGATCGTGTTGATACCGTGGCTGTTACGTGGATGGCCAAGTATCAGCGTAACCCCTACCCTAAGCGTGTGGTTTGGCATCAGGCCGATGTGGTTACCCCATACTTCTACTGGCTCTCAGCCCCCGTTAACGAGCTATCGCGCGAAAAGGAGGTACGCGCCCAAATAGATGGCAACACCATAACCATCACCCGTTGCGACTATTCGCAGCTCACACTCTCGCTGTGCCAGGAGATGGTAGATCTTAAAAAGCCCGTTACCGTTATGTATCAGGGCCGCAAGCTGTTCAAGGGCAAGGTAAAAACCCAGCCCGGCACCCTGCGCCGCACCCTTTACCAGCGTAACGATCCGGCTTACATGTTCCCCGCCGAAATTACGGTAAAAATCAAGTAA
- a CDS encoding LysR substrate-binding domain-containing protein: MEIRQLRHFLRVAETLNFSQAARELFITQSTLSQQILHLEQELNQQLFVRNSHEVMLTEAGEILLPMARESIHMVDNCVLRLQELKQLLTGELNIGVTFSFSSIMAETMTDFMRQHPKVKLSVCYSSMEDLIERLLRHELDLVLAFKPNEADPRIESRLLFNTRLAAVVNHEHPLAGEKSMTLEDLQRYPLVLPTKGLQARNAFDRMTAHSGLEYNLKAEINNVNLIFKFMYKTKYVTVLSEASVIDEDGLTAIPIIAEGNVMEGCIHTLKNGYQKAAAREFIRMVNESIAIWKTMAL; the protein is encoded by the coding sequence ATGGAAATCCGTCAGCTTAGACACTTTCTACGTGTGGCCGAAACGCTTAATTTCTCGCAGGCAGCCCGCGAGCTGTTTATCACTCAGAGCACATTGTCGCAGCAGATTCTCCACCTGGAGCAGGAGCTTAACCAGCAGCTGTTTGTGCGCAACAGTCATGAGGTGATGCTTACCGAGGCCGGCGAGATACTGCTGCCGATGGCCCGTGAGAGCATACACATGGTAGATAACTGTGTGCTGCGCCTGCAGGAGTTGAAACAGCTGCTTACCGGCGAGCTGAACATTGGCGTAACGTTCTCGTTCAGCAGCATTATGGCTGAGACGATGACCGATTTTATGCGACAGCATCCTAAGGTAAAGCTGTCGGTATGCTACTCGTCGATGGAGGACTTGATTGAGCGCCTGTTGCGCCATGAACTCGACCTGGTGCTGGCTTTCAAACCCAACGAGGCCGACCCGCGCATAGAGAGCCGACTGCTGTTTAACACCCGTCTGGCAGCTGTAGTGAACCATGAGCACCCCTTGGCTGGCGAAAAGAGTATGACGCTTGAGGACCTGCAGCGCTATCCGCTGGTGCTGCCCACTAAGGGCTTGCAGGCACGTAATGCATTCGACCGTATGACGGCCCATAGCGGACTGGAGTATAATCTGAAGGCCGAGATAAACAACGTAAACCTGATATTTAAATTCATGTACAAGACCAAGTATGTAACCGTACTCTCCGAAGCGTCGGTTATCGACGAGGACGGGCTTACGGCTATACCCATCATAGCCGAAGGTAATGTTATGGAGGGCTGCATACATACACTAAAGAACGGCTACCAGAAGGCAGCCGCTCGAGAGTTTATCAGAATGGTGAATGAGAGTATTGCCATCTGGAAAACGATGGCCTTATAA
- a CDS encoding threonine/serine exporter ThrE family protein: MRLDLLLRTGCLLMESAADTSRTMRTMKRVAAYLGLPLDRLHIYIVYNMLMVNLSDGQRSFTKFQRVERHGVNLDTLRQVSHLSCEALRLHYQLDRYRQELDYIARQKRNYSPWQVAVGGGLACGGFCIQFGCDWTAFFYAALAAIMGLRLRMYLNEKGSNAYVNIGIAAFVSTLLAWVCSLLSVYAQASSWLPSVLVSSTPWHPLLACALFIVPGVPLINFVSDMLSGFTQVGMTRAVNTLMMLLAMAFGIAFAIQVCGIDNFAKDLPMTPHHNYHEYMLAAAISAIGFSMIFNTPRHLMWAVALGGIISVCTRNFVNLGPSSGNIGLDQGLVVGSFAGSAVVSIICCALVRQLHTPHQLLSIPSVIPMIPGVLMYRALFAFINMHGIEGEVTVAMNNAIQASLTILFIALGVAIPNIFFRRMIAAK, encoded by the coding sequence ATGAGGCTGGACCTGCTGCTCCGTACTGGATGTTTGTTGATGGAGAGCGCGGCAGATACCAGTCGTACCATGAGAACCATGAAACGAGTGGCGGCTTATTTAGGGCTGCCACTCGACAGGTTACATATCTACATTGTTTATAACATGCTGATGGTAAACCTGAGTGACGGCCAGCGCTCGTTCACCAAGTTCCAGCGTGTTGAGCGGCATGGCGTTAATCTCGACACCCTGCGCCAGGTGAGTCACCTGTCGTGCGAAGCGCTGCGCCTGCATTATCAGCTGGATCGCTACCGGCAGGAGCTTGATTACATAGCCCGCCAAAAACGCAACTACTCGCCTTGGCAGGTGGCTGTGGGTGGCGGACTGGCCTGTGGCGGATTCTGCATTCAGTTCGGATGCGACTGGACCGCTTTTTTCTATGCCGCTCTGGCTGCCATCATGGGTTTGCGCCTGCGCATGTATCTGAACGAGAAAGGCAGCAATGCCTACGTGAACATCGGCATCGCCGCCTTTGTATCCACGCTTCTGGCCTGGGTGTGCAGTCTGCTGTCGGTTTATGCCCAAGCAAGCAGCTGGCTGCCGTCGGTACTCGTATCCTCTACCCCCTGGCACCCGTTGTTGGCCTGCGCCCTGTTTATCGTGCCCGGCGTACCGCTCATCAATTTCGTAAGCGACATGCTCTCGGGGTTCACCCAGGTGGGCATGACGCGCGCCGTTAACACCCTGATGATGCTGCTGGCCATGGCCTTCGGTATTGCCTTTGCCATCCAGGTGTGCGGCATCGACAACTTTGCCAAGGATCTGCCGATGACGCCCCATCACAATTACCACGAATATATGCTGGCTGCAGCCATCTCGGCCATTGGTTTCTCGATGATTTTCAACACCCCGCGCCATCTTATGTGGGCGGTGGCCTTAGGTGGCATCATCAGCGTTTGCACGCGCAATTTCGTTAATCTCGGTCCATCCAGCGGTAACATCGGACTGGACCAAGGCCTGGTAGTAGGTTCGTTTGCAGGTTCGGCAGTAGTCAGCATCATCTGCTGTGCGCTCGTTCGCCAGCTGCACACGCCCCATCAGCTGCTCAGCATCCCCAGCGTCATCCCCATGATTCCTGGTGTGCTCATGTATCGGGCCCTGTTTGCCTTTATCAACATGCACGGCATCGAGGGCGAGGTAACAGTAGCTATGAACAATGCCATCCAGGCCTCGCTCACCATCCTGTTCATCGCCCTCGGTGTTGCCATCCCCAACATCTTCTTCCGAAGGATGATTGCGGCGAAATAA
- a CDS encoding winged helix-turn-helix domain-containing protein, whose protein sequence is MNVDRRTVTIDGQPISLTRTEFDLLYQLLAHRNHVLSRQQLMDTVWADVIVTERTVNVHVTRLRKKLGLYAQNIVSRQGLGYVFEG, encoded by the coding sequence ATGAATGTAGATCGCCGAACCGTAACTATCGATGGCCAGCCCATCAGTCTTACCCGTACCGAGTTCGACCTGCTGTACCAGCTGCTCGCCCACCGCAACCATGTGCTCAGCCGCCAGCAACTCATGGACACGGTATGGGCCGATGTCATCGTAACCGAACGTACGGTTAATGTACACGTCACCCGCCTCCGCAAAAAGCTAGGCCTCTACGCCCAAAACATCGTCAGCCGCCAGGGCCTTGGCTATGTGTTCGAGGGGTAG
- a CDS encoding DNA-binding domain-containing protein: MAIQYRLLQNKIKGSKNYGKYYAHTVKQGVISLEDIEEMIEENCTAKASDVRLVLRELFDTVKFYMQNGYTVDLKEMGKLSISVKSVCVDDPKEFRRDRHITGFKCNYTPEGKRYSAYGPEKNGHIHRSILDGCEAIETQYYNTTSKDK, from the coding sequence ATGGCCATACAGTACAGACTATTACAGAACAAAATCAAAGGTAGTAAAAACTACGGTAAGTATTACGCTCACACTGTAAAACAGGGTGTTATCTCATTGGAAGACATCGAAGAGATGATTGAGGAAAATTGTACAGCAAAAGCCTCTGACGTGAGGCTCGTGCTACGTGAACTGTTTGACACCGTGAAGTTTTACATGCAGAACGGCTATACCGTAGACCTGAAAGAGATGGGCAAGCTATCGATCTCAGTAAAGAGTGTATGCGTAGATGATCCCAAGGAATTTAGGCGCGATCGTCACATTACAGGTTTTAAATGTAACTACACACCTGAAGGAAAACGCTATAGCGCCTATGGTCCAGAAAAGAATGGGCATATACATCGCAGCATCTTGGATGGATGTGAAGCCATCGAAACACAATACTACAATACAACATCAAAAGATAAATAG
- a CDS encoding endo-1,4-beta-xylanase — protein sequence MKQLLMCVLAASLTTTMAAQEKFEQGKPNNSNYRYLDNYQALKDYINYEKNPTFKLGIGTTVNDYFTNQTFRNLVNKNFTETVAGNAMKMGSCVDANGNMNFANVKRYVQAATEAGLNVYGHTLAWHSQQPNAWLRSLISGQSQQVRHDTLIYAMDKWIKGMMEACDGKVKAWDLVNEAIAGDGNDGQGNYTLQHSDAYKKGTWDVGGDAFFWQDHLGDLDYVRQACRLARKYGPEDVKLFINDYNLESDWDDNKKVKSLVNWIKKWEADGETHIDGIGTQMHICCFEDDNTMNSIKQHITTMFEVMAASGKLCRISEMDMGYVRGTNNRWGDKIKTVQLTEAEHQKMADFYEWIIKEYLRVIPAEQQWGICQWCPTDVPDAQYMWRRGEPVGIWDLSYYRKHVYAGFVRGLGGQATSGIKQVEASKTINAQKGIYTLNGTRVQATSVDKLPHGIYIVDGKKLVR from the coding sequence ATGAAACAATTACTTATGTGTGTACTTGCTGCCAGCCTAACCACAACCATGGCAGCTCAAGAGAAATTTGAACAGGGTAAACCTAACAATAGCAACTATCGCTATCTCGACAATTATCAGGCCCTGAAAGATTATATCAACTACGAAAAGAACCCCACCTTTAAACTGGGCATCGGCACCACCGTGAACGATTACTTTACCAATCAGACATTCAGAAACCTGGTGAACAAGAACTTTACCGAAACCGTGGCTGGCAACGCCATGAAGATGGGCAGTTGCGTGGATGCCAACGGCAATATGAACTTTGCCAACGTGAAGCGCTACGTGCAAGCTGCCACCGAGGCCGGACTGAACGTTTACGGCCACACCCTGGCCTGGCACTCGCAGCAGCCCAACGCCTGGTTGCGCAGTCTGATCAGCGGGCAGAGTCAGCAGGTGCGCCACGACACCCTGATATACGCCATGGACAAGTGGATTAAGGGTATGATGGAGGCTTGCGACGGCAAGGTAAAGGCTTGGGACCTGGTGAACGAGGCTATCGCTGGCGATGGCAACGACGGTCAGGGCAACTACACGCTGCAGCACTCCGACGCCTATAAGAAAGGTACCTGGGATGTGGGTGGCGATGCCTTCTTCTGGCAAGACCATCTGGGCGATCTCGACTACGTGCGCCAAGCCTGCCGACTGGCTCGCAAATACGGCCCCGAGGACGTGAAGCTGTTTATTAACGACTACAACCTTGAGAGCGACTGGGACGATAACAAGAAGGTGAAGAGCCTGGTAAACTGGATTAAGAAATGGGAGGCCGACGGCGAAACCCACATAGATGGCATAGGCACCCAGATGCACATCTGCTGCTTTGAGGACGACAACACCATGAACAGCATTAAGCAGCACATCACCACCATGTTTGAGGTGATGGCAGCCAGCGGCAAGCTGTGCCGCATCAGCGAGATGGACATGGGCTATGTGCGCGGCACCAACAACCGATGGGGCGACAAAATTAAAACTGTACAGCTTACCGAGGCCGAACACCAGAAGATGGCCGACTTTTACGAGTGGATTATCAAGGAGTACCTGCGCGTGATACCAGCCGAACAGCAATGGGGCATCTGCCAGTGGTGCCCTACCGATGTACCCGACGCGCAATACATGTGGCGTAGAGGCGAGCCCGTGGGTATCTGGGATCTGAGCTACTATCGCAAGCACGTGTACGCAGGCTTTGTTCGCGGACTGGGTGGACAGGCAACCAGCGGCATCAAACAGGTAGAGGCCAGCAAGACCATCAACGCGCAAAAAGGCATCTACACGCTGAACGGCACCCGCGTACAGGCCACCAGCGTCGACAAGCTGCCACACGGCATCTACATTGTAGATGGCAAGAAGTTGGTACGCTAA